Part of the Zea mays cultivar B73 chromosome 4, Zm-B73-REFERENCE-NAM-5.0, whole genome shotgun sequence genome is shown below.
TGCCACTCGTGCTCTTTTATCTGATTCCATTTCATATAATGTGGCATTAGTAGCTCCTTGGCTTTTTGTTTTTGGCAAAGAGTGTATGAAACGGCCAGCCGAACAGAAGATGGGATCATTCTTTTCTCTGCTAGAATTCATGGACATCGAGATTTTATTGGTAAACACAACTCAAGCTCTCATGGCATGCAGATCCCTGTCTGAACTTGAGACAAATAGAATTGGGTTCAGCAAAATACTTGGCCCTCGAATAGCAGAGATAATTTCTATAGGGTCACTAGATCTTATTTTTGCAGTCACTGCCGCAATTACAGTTATATTTTCCCCATCAGACTACATAAATCTTGCTCACTCTCTTGAAATAGCAGGTTCCATAGAtaaattaattgatcttcttggtGCCTGTGAAGATACTTCAACTCTAGCCAACCTCTCTTCTGTTCTGACCAAGATATCTGAGCATGTTGATGCCACAATTGCGGATGAAATTTTGTCAAGAATTCCCATGGTTCGAATTGCAGATCTCTTGACTGCAGAAAATGAGCAGTGGCATGAAATTGTGTTTACAACACTTGCATCTCTGACAAAGGTTGGAAAGCTGAAGGCTGTTGAGACAATGATTGAATCAGGAATTGACAATAAACTTCTTGTGCTTCTGGGCAATGGTTCTGAGATCTCACAGCACCACGCGATTATCACGCTAAAAACATTCTGTGAACTTGGTGCTCCACTTCAAGGGTGCATAGGGCCTGCAGTGCTGCTTCATTTGCCCTGGCATGCTCGGATCAGTTTGGAAAGATTTGTTTTATCTGACAGAAATGTGCCGCAATCACCAAAGCCTCAACAATCATTTGAGGTGATtcttcataatatccttcagagagaCAACAAAAATATCATTAAAGGCATCCAAGGTTTATTATCTCTTGCTGAAACGGCAAATGATACAAGGGTGCAGGACCTCCTTCTGGGAAGCCATCTGTTTGATAGGTTGGCTTGGCTGCTACAACGCAGAGAGGTTGAAAAGAACCAGGTGAGGTCCCAGACCGCCTTTTTGGTGATGAAATTGGCCTGCACTGGAGGAGAGCCATACGTGCATAGGTTCCTGGAGCTTAATATTGTTCACGAGCTCATTGACATGCTGCAGTGCAACATCGATGAGCTCCAGGATTCAGCGTACTACGCTCTCCATCAGATCGTCTTTGCGAAGGGTGGATCCCTTGTCTTGCAAAGATTTCTGCAACTAAGAACCATAGAGAAACTGGTGAACTTGCTGGACCGCAAGTCTTTGAAGACCAAGGATCTAGCCATGCAATTTCTGGTGGACATCACGGAGGTTGGAACCAAACCCTGTATCGAGAGAATGCTCGCTTCTCAGATCGTCGAGAAGCTCGTGGCCCTTGAGAAAGCCGGTGATCCTTTCGGCGGCGCGGTGTCGAGGTACATCCAGGGATTGAACATGTGCAAGAAACTCCAGTCTGCTGAGAGGGCGGTGATGAAGCAACATATTCTGAGGAAGGTGCGGTCGGCAGTGAGAGGTCATAAGCTGGAGGCCATCCTAGTAGCTTCTGTGGAGGCCTCCATCGCTGAAGGCTTCAAAGGAGCAAGTAGCAGTAGGAAATAGAAATAAGCATTTTGGTGAGCATTCAACAGTTCAGATAATCGCTCATTGATGTAAATAAGCGTTTTGGTGACATACaaaatatgttaacatgtttggcCATACATGAGTTCGGGTCTCGTGGTAGCATCATGTTTGCAAAAGCACTGTCTTGTCTATTTTACATGGTGGTGTTTCTAAATCTAGGTGCAGGAGCTTAAACACTCCCATATGTGAACAAAAGTCCGAACACCGTTGCACTGTTGTTGCTGAGTGGTCTACTCCGTGATGTGAAGACGTCTCCTAGTCCTTTAGTGAAGCAACATATTAACGTCAGCAAAAATCAAAGGTAAATGCTTGTACGGTATACCATCAATTTCAGCAGCAAGACGCTTTTGACCCCCACCACACCAACATGACGAGCAAGATGGTTGTCTTGCATTAGTGTTTGCATACATAACTAGTTAGAATGTGATATACTCTTCGGAGTTATTTCCATAACATAGTATATGCA
Proteins encoded:
- the LOC100276434 gene encoding uncharacterized protein LOC100276434, which codes for MDVVQVLASATQLVSAMVSAVGALEQAASDLAEAPRRLQVLEDFVSDLDALTQQSRQRHAHKLHGPQLDRQFQSLGRLMDQLRGNVAKARKVLGSKGKGKGFARLVRSSVVGDPLIKYARLIRDDLNQWLELQELTQSIGNVIASTARSTPSLVRVKSEHGYPVSKKCSYVRELLERDGAHRVVLIVGLSGIGKSCLARQIASDPPLSFVDGAIEIGFGRWCSRAACNGSRSEYHKRLARKICTFLVKIGSMTLKEETGIDLDDVCCLLQTALVGRSMLILLDDVWEQDIVDRFTRLYDNDCRYLVTTRDEAIYEIAEAEKVEICKDDIKEISTEILLYHSLLSAGELPPVAEVLLDRCGHHPLTVAVMGKALRKETRVEKWEKAISNLSTYATCAPGPVSYVNEKDVETTLTIFGSFEFSLEAMPENSRIFFMALAAISWEEPVPEACLESIWSALEQCGLFSLVVSKLVEGSLIIKLEDQPLYHMHDMVSLYLENKTNDATRALLSDSISYNVALVAPWLFVFGKECMKRPAEQKMGSFFSLLEFMDIEILLVNTTQALMACRSLSELETNRIGFSKILGPRIAEIISIGSLDLIFAVTAAITVIFSPSDYINLAHSLEIAGSIDKLIDLLGACEDTSTLANLSSVLTKISEHVDATIADEILSRIPMVRIADLLTAENEQWHEIVFTTLASLTKVGKLKAVETMIESGIDNKLLVLLGNGSEISQHHAIITLKTFCELGAPLQGCIGPAVLLHLPWHARISLERFVLSDRNVPQSPKPQQSFEVILHNILQRDNKNIIKGIQGLLSLAETANDTRVQDLLLGSHLFDRLAWLLQRREVEKNQVRSQTAFLVMKLACTGGEPYVHRFLELNIVHELIDMLQCNIDELQDSAYYALHQIVFAKGGSLVLQRFLQLRTIEKLVNLLDRKSLKTKDLAMQFLVDITEVGTKPCIERMLASQIVEKLVALEKAGDPFGGAVSRYIQGLNMCKKLQSAERAVMKQHILRKVRSAVRGHKLEAILVASVEASIAEGFKGASSSRK